AACTGAAAATACTCCACTGTCAGGAACTTAGATGTGAAGCAATACATTACTATATTTTTGGTCGCAGAGTCTGATCTCCTCCTATGCGCCATTCTAAATTATTGATTTGACCTTTAAAAAGCACTTTCTACACCGAAGAGGTGAAAGTCTAAAGACGTCAGAGAGAACTTGGCCACCTTTGTTCTTTTAAACGGTGTCAGACTCCTCCTCTCCAAACTTGTTGGGCGTGTTTTATTTTGGTTCAAGGCCTTGATGTCGGGGGAGTTGGTGTGGGGGGACACTTAAAAAGGATCTACCGACACAAGGACATACTCAGGAGAGAACATAACCATACCATACCATTCAGACAAGTATGATTAGTTAACAAGAAAATATAATGAAGACTATAACCAGTTTCTGACAAGGTTGAGTTCAAGAGTCTGGATTTCTCTACAAAGCAGACATGAAAAGCCGTCAAGAATGAATACATTTAGGTCCATTATGACTCACACTATATATAACTTGACAAATTGAAGAGGTTATCGAGTCAAACAGTGACGCCACCTTGCTGCAAGTGTGATCTGGGGTGCAACATTGTCACATTTTGTCACCGCTCTGAACAATGGGCAGGCAGTGTGTTTGCAGCTCAAGTCAAGGTGACCCAGGAAGTAGTCATGTGCAACATTCGCGAACCCGCAACTTTATTGGAGATGAACGGTAGGCAGAGAGGTGTCAAACAACTGGACGCATGCATCTCACTCCCAGTGAACTGGCGCTTATTTACGAGACTGCCTATAAACCTTTGCTATTTCAAAAATAGACCCTAATGGAAAATCAGTGCAACAGGAAGGACTCATATAAGCCCAATAAAAGCACTGCTGATGAACTTTGATTCAAGTTTAGTAGATGTCAGGACCAATTCTATTCAGGCCAGCTGAACAAACCTTTAACCTTTTTTGAAATACCTTGTGTCCAACACGTTTAAACACTTAGCTATGCTTCAAGGTCATCTCCCTTTTGGAAGAAAGCTGAGCTGGGATAACATTTTGTTAAACCCATTCTTTAAAAGTTACATTAATCTTGCTTTATGACTTTATTGATATTGTTGTCTTGgcgccggcacggtgaacgattggttagcacatttgcctcacagttctggggactggggttcccggccctgcctgtgtggagtttgcatgttctccccgtgcctaggtgggttttctccgggcactcctgtttcctcccacatcccaaaaacatgcgtggtaggttgattgtggactctaaattgcccataggtgtgaatgtgagtgtgaatggttatttgtttcgatgtgccatgcgattggctggcgagcagttcagggtgtacccggccttccccccgaagatagctgggataggctccagcagcctgcaaccctagtgaggataagcggtaatgaaaatggatggatggatgttgtcttGGCATCTCTAACATTTTGTTTATTGACACAGGACTAATTTGGGGCCTTATCCCAGTCGAGATGCCAACTGTTCATCCACCGCATTCCAAGGGGATATGTAATCCCTCCTCAACTTTTATGGAATGGCTCTCAGCCTAACTTTTATTTCAGACATGTGAGATGTGTGGTGCTTCTGCAACTGTATACCAATGACATTTGTGTGCTACTCCAAAATCACAGCCAGTGCCTGGCATGGTGCACCACACCAAGATGATCATATAATGCCGATGATTAGTTGGAAACATTTGCACATCATAGATCCCAAACAACCTCAAATTTGTGGGCCTGAATTTTATTTATCTGAAcatctgaacatttttttagagAAAGGACAATTCACTTATAAATGAATTACacataatataaaaacatttaagtagTTCATTTTCAACAATAATATAACAcatggtgttatttttttccattaagcGTGGGCACAGGGGGGCAAACACAAGGCAGCCATAAAACTAGGCACAAGGCAACACAATCACGGTAAATGTCAATGTCACAGGATTAGCGACGAACATGACAAGAAAACATGACCAAACTGAGCAGGTCACACCTACCAAGCAGCAGACCTCTATAAAAGACAGTACCCTGGACTCTGACAATAACTGATAGGCTTCCAACACAGGTCAGTGAATAAATGGCATGGATATGTATATTTtctgtcatattttaaaaataaatacacaaagctTGACTCATCTGTGATGTACCCATCTATTCCTTATTTATAGGATCATAAAAACAGATCTGATTTTCATCTTCTGTTGGGACCTTAAGAGGTAAATtacaatttcatgtaatttaaaacatttggtAAGTGATTCATTCAGGTGATGAGCACACTGATGACGACTTCGAATGAGACAGAAATGGGAAATGGAGTAGTAATCATATGAATTGTGCCTTTTTGCAGTCTCCATTAAAGTGCCACCATGAGCACCGATGCGGAGATGGAGGCGTATGGCCTCGCAGCCATTTACCTGCGAAAGACAGAGAAGGAAAGGCTTGAGGCTCAGACATCTCCCTTTGATGCCAAAACTGCCTACTTTGTGGTCGATGCTAGTGAGATGTACCTCAAGGGTAAACTCGTGAAAAGAGAAGGGGGCAAAGCCACTGTTGAAACCCTAGATGAAAAAAAGGTAAGCGTATCGAGGCTCCAAATTAAACCTACTTGACTACCTTTCACCACAAAATAACTAAATTATCATTGtgttacatacagtagatcattGTATTAACAAATTTACTCTCTACCCTATTTACTTGCCATTCAGTCAATCACTGTCAAAGAAGACGACATCCATCCAATGAACCCTCCCAAGTTCGATAAAATTGAGGACATGGCCATGATGACCCACCTCAACGAGCCTGCTGTGTTGTATAACCTCAAAGAACGTTTTTCATCATGGATGATCTACGTGAGTCAACACCAGAGTACTGCTTTTGTACTCTGTCAAGTTGGAATTGAAGTAATGGGCTTGTCACAGGCATGGGGCTTTATGAGAGTAATACAATCTCTTTCCAGACCTACTCCGGCCTCGTTCTGTGTTGTGGTGAACCCCTACAAGTGGCTTCCTGTGTACGATTCCAAGGTTGTTGTGGCCTACAGAGGCAAGAAGAGGATTGAGGCTCCACCCCACATCTTTTCTATCTCTGACAATGCCTATCAGTTCATGCTCACTGGTAAGACCACAATAGACTTGTGCAAAATAATTTTCTCTATTAGCTCTGGTTtcaatgtaatgtatttattttccctttcaATCACACAGATCGTGAGAACCAGTCTGTTCTGATCAcgtgagttttacacatcttAACAAAAAACCTGACAATTTCATAAAGTACAAAACACAACATAAGTATTCAATACCATTCTTGTGTTCCCAAAGTGGAGAATCCGGTGCAGGAAAGACTGTCAACACCAAGCGTGTCATCCAGTACTTTGCAACAATTGCTGTTGCTGGAGGCAAAAAGATTGAGGGAAGTGGGAAGATCCAGGTAAAACTAGAATGGCAATCAGAAGAGCATTGACCCAATTCCAACTGTTGTTCACAGATATCCGCCTGCATATGACtgaattttgacatttaaaatgtatgcatGATTAACAAAGAAATGTCCAGTGttatcaaaaatacaaaaaaatcacaacaacaacaaaataccgGTGGAGCTCAATTCGTAAGTCAACTAAAAAGCTTGTTGATAGCATACTTATACCCTTGTAGGGTTCCCTGGAAGATCAAATCATTGCAGCCAACCCTCTGCTGGAGGCCTACGGTAATGCCAAGACTGTGAGGAACGACAACTCCTCTCGTTTCGTAAGTTGTCAAATTATAAGGCTCAACCTTTTAACGCTCGCATATTGACTGTTAACAAGCCACACTGACGTGTTATTGGTAATACATTTAGGGTAAATTCATCAGAATCCACTTTAGCACGACTGGCAAGCTGGCCTCAGCTGATATTGAAACTTGTGAGTTTTCAGTTGACCACATGAATGACACAATAAACAAAATGTTGGCTCCATATGAATTTCTTTTTGTCTAACAAACAAATGGTCAGATCTACTGGAGAAGTCCCGTGTCACCTTCCAGTTGTCTGCAGAGAGGAGCTACCATATCTTCTATCAGCTGATGACCGGACACAAGCCCGAGCTGCTGGGTATGTcatgttaaataaaacaaaaacttaatTAAAATAGCAACACTAATTTATGTTCCCACAACTTTTATTACAGAGGCTCTTCTGATCACCACCAACCCATATGACTACCATATGATCAGTCAGGGTGAGATTACTGTCAAGAGCATCAATGATATCGAGGAGTTCATTGCAACTGATGTGAGtcagtgatgatgatgaggaaaaaagCTACTCATAGCTAACAGTAACCTCATTGCAAACAATATTTATGTGATAattctgtcatttttttaaataaatgcagaCTGCTGTTGACATCCTGGGTTTTACTGGTGAGGAAAAGATTAGCATCTACAAGCTGACTGGTGCTGTGGTGCATCATGGCAACATGAAATTCAAGCAGAAGCAACGTGAGGAGCAGGCCGAACCTGATGGCACTGAGGGTAAGCACACTAATGTTGTCATGTCGCCACACACAGTACAAAAGCTTCAGAAGATTTGTATTATTCTCATCAGAGGCTGATAAAATCGCTTACCTGATGGGTCTGAACTCAGCTGATATGTTGAAAGCGCTGTGCTACCCTAGAGTCAAAGTTGGGAATGAATTTGTTACCAAAGGTCAGACTGTCCCACAGGTAAATAACTTACTCAACATatcaatgttgctttttttttttttttaatgtgacatTTAAGACTACACGAAACTGCTTCTAGGTCAACAATTCTGTCTCAGCTCTTTGCAAGTCCGTCTATGAGAAAATGTTCTTATGGATGGTCATCCGCATCAATGAGATGTTGGACACAAAGCAGCCAAGACAGTTCTTCATCGGGGTGTTGGATATCGCTGGATTTGAGATCTTTGATGTGAGTCACCTGACATACTTTAGGTAAAAAATCTGCACACGAAATCACTCACTTAAATCATCTGTGTACTGCAGTATAACAGTTTGGAGCAACTGTGCATCAACTTCACCAATGAGAAACTGCAACAATTCTTCAACCACCACATGTTTGTCCTGGAGCAAGAGGAATACAAGAAAGAGGGTATTGATTGGGACTTCATTGATTTCGGTATGGACTTGGCTGCTTGCATTGAGCTTATTGAGAAGGTGAGACAAATGTGCTTGCAGGTATCTaagaaaatgtgtgtgaatCTCAGAGTTCCTACGAAATGATTGATATAATTTCCCCCAATAGCCAATGGGCATCTTCTCCATCCTTGAAGAGGAGTGCATGTTCCCCAAGGCTACAGACACATCTTTCAAGAACAAGCTATATGATCAGCACCTTGGAAAGACCAAGGCCTTTGAGAAGCCAAAGCCTACAAAGGGCAAGGCTGAGGCCCACTTCTCATTAGTTCACTATGCTGGTACTGTGGACTACAATATTACTGGCTGGTTGGACAAGAATAAGGACCCACTGAATGACTCAGTTGTCCAGCTCTACCAGAAGTCTTGTAACAAACTGCTGTGCATGTTGTACGCTACCCATGCTTCAGGTGACGGTATGAAGCTCATACTGTTACTATTGGAAATGTTGTTTTGGTATGTATACAAGTTATTAATCATTTGTAAAACAGAGACTGGTGGTGGTAAGAAAGGAGGTGGAAAGAAGAAGGGTGGTTCCTTCCAGACTGTCTCAGCTCTATTCAGggtaattgttttatatatatatatatatatatatatatatatatatatatatatatatatgagaataATTTACCTCATGAATTCATGTTTTGAAGTTGATGGTTGTTAGAATGACAATATTTCACCTCAAAGGAGAACTTGGGCAAGCTGATGACCAACTTGAGGAGCACTCATCCTCACTTTGTGCGTTGCCTGATTCCCAACGAATCAAAGACCCCAGGTTAGATGTTTTACGGATGAGCCATTTTCCTTAACCATAGCCAGTGAAAAGTAAGAGAGAATTGTCTAAAATCTTTTGCATTCAGGTCTTATGGAGAACTTCTTGGTCATCCACCAGCTGAGGTGTAATGGTGTGCTGGAGGGCATCAGAATCTGCAGAAAGGGCTTCCCCAGCAGAATCCTCTATGGTGATTTCAAGCAGAGGTAACTGCAAAAATCTACATGTTGTTTTCAGCAGACCTACAGTATAATGGCGCAACATAAAAACAACTAATTCTTTCTATTTCTCTTGCAGatacaaagtattaaatgcCAGTGTCATCCCTGAGGGTCAGTTCATTGACAACAAAAAGGCTGCAGAGAAACTCCTAGGCTCAATTGATGTGGATCACACTCAGTACAGATTCGGACACACTAAGGTGGGTCACCAGTACTACATGTTGTTTGGGCACTCTTGGGTGTAGATTGGCAAGTTACAACTATTATTGATACCACTCAGGTGTTCTTCAAAGCTGGTCTTCTGGGTACCCTGGAGGAGATGAGAGATGATAAACTGGCTGCATTGGTGACCTTGACTCAGGGTCTCTGCAGAGGATTCCTCATGAGGAAAGAGTTTGTAAAAATGATGGAGAGGAGGTAGAAATACttttaattttggaaaaaaaagacaaatgagtTACACCAACACAGGAGTTAATGAATATTATTTCATGCTGTGCTACATAGAGATGCAATCTTCACCATCCAGTACAACATGCGCTCATTTATGAATGTGAAAAATTGGCCATGGATGCATCTGTACTTCAAGATCAAGCCTCTCCTGAAGAGTGCTGAGACTGAAAAAGAGCTCCAGCAGATGAAGGAGAATTATGGGAAGATGCAAGCTGACCTGGCTACTGCTCTGGCTAAAAAGAAAGAGCTGGAAGAGAAGATGGTTTCCCTGTTACAGGAGAAGAATGACCTGCAACTCCAAGTAGCATCTGTGAGTGATCACTGAGACATGTTTTCAGCTCAGTCAAACAGCTGTTATTTATCGCTCTCTTTTTTTGGacagttacatttgttttaaatattgtttttattccaCAACAAACAATACTAATTTTTAACAACAGGAAAGTGAGAACCTTTCAGATGCAGAAGAAAGGTGTGAGGGGCTCATTAAGAGCAAGATCCAGCTTGAGGCCAAACTCAAAGAGACGACGGAGAGActggaagatgaagaagaaatcAACGCTGAGCTTACGGCTAAGAAGCGGAAGCTGGAAGACGAATGCTCAGAGCTGAAGAAAGATATTGATGACTTGGAACTCACCTTGGCTAAAGTGGAGAAGGAGAAACATGCCACTGAAAATAAGGTAAACTTTGTTTGATTCTATTTTGATTCTCACTgaacagaaacattttaaacGTATGTATTAGATTAGGAAATGTGTTCACAGACATTAAAGTAATCACAATATTTCAGGTGAAAAACCTGACAGAGGAGATGGCATCGCAAGATGAGTCTCTTGCCAAGTTAACAAAGGAGAAGAAAGCCCTCCAAGAGGCCCACCAGCAAACACTGGATGATCTTCAGGCAGAGGAAGACAAAGTCAACACTCTGACCAAGGCCAAAACAAAGCTGGAACAGCAAGTCGATGATGTAAGAAAACCGCCCTGTTTACATTAAAGATCATAACTAATTCACATCCAAAACATTGTCATGTCACAGCTTGAGGGCTCCCTGGAGCAAGAAAAGAAGCTCCGCATGGACCTTGAGAGAGCCAAGAGGAAGCTGGAAGGTGATCTGAAACTGGCCCAAGAATCCATCATGGATCTGGAGAATGATAAACAACAATcagaggaaaaaattaaaaagtaagtgaaaaaatacatacacactgtatatacCACTCCTgctgtaaagcaaagcaaatgtatttatatagcgcatttcatacacaaggtaactcaatgtgctttacatgattacaagcatttaaaaacaaaggaaaaaaaagcttataaacatttaaaacaaagagaaataaaattaatacaattctaaaagcgtacagtgcaagaaatatcatttaaaagtagaaatgctctaaaaagcgtggggaaaaaaagaagagtttttaacctggacttaaaaacatttactcttggggctgacatcatttctgttggcaacttattccatttgtgtgcagcataatagctaaatgctgcttcaccatgtttgctttggactctgcgctccactatttgacctgagtctgtcgatctcagagcactactgggtttatatcccattagcatttcattcatctattcaggacctaaaccgtttagtgaccagtagcagaactttaaatttattctaaaactgactagaagccagtgtaaagacttcagaATCGGAGTAATATGCGCTGACCACTTTGTTCTGGtgagaacccgagctgcagcattctgaatgagctgcagctgtttaatgctctttttagggagccCAGTACAGCAAtcctaacagcaatcctcttttctttattgccaaaaacaatcatctcagttttgttgtggtttaattgaagaacattttggctcatccagttatttatctgttttagacagtgacacaacacttcaattgaactgtagtcatctggcaACACTGCTACATATAACTGtctcatctgcatagctatgatagtcaaaatgaaagtcctgaagaatttgacccaagggtagtaTATGCAGGCTGAAAAGGAAACAGAAATATACTTTGGCatgtatttttcctttttactcAAAGGAAAGACTTTGAGACCAGCCAGCTCCTCAGCAAGATTGAGGATGAACAGTCTCTCGGTGCTCAGCTCCAGAAGAAGATCAAGGAACTCCAGGTAAATTGATCATCTTATTAAACTTGACATACAAAGATCTCATTGTGTACTGTACTCTACTGTAATACACTACTTTGTCAATATTGTCATATTATCATCAAACCTAGGCTCGTAttgaggagctggaggaggagatTGAGGCTGAGAGGGCCGCTCGGGCCAAGGTGGAGAAGCAGAGAGCTGACCTCTCCAGGGAACTAGAGGAGATCAGTGAGAGGCTCGAGGAAGCCGGTGGAGCAACTGCCGCTCAGATTGAGATGAACAAGAAGCGCGAGGCTGAGTTCCAGAAGCTGCGTCGTGATCTCGAAGAGTCCACCCTGCAGCATGAGGCTACAGCAGCCGCTCTCCGCAAGAAGCAGGCTGACAGCGTTGCAGAGCTGGGCGAGCAGATCGACAACCTCCAGCGTGTCAAGCAGAAGCTGGAGAAGGAAAAGAGCGAGTACAAGATGGAGATTGATGACCTCTCCAGCAACATGGAGGCTGTTGCTAAAGCAAAGGTTTGTTTCAGTCTTTGTGAAAACTCCATTTTAGATCTCATCAAATTTAAGATTACCTGATTATTGCAAGAAGATTTGAAATGAATTACTCTTTGCAGGGCAACTTGGAGAAAATGTGCAGAACTCTTgaagaccaattaagtgaaattaagTCCAAAAATGATGAGAACGTTCGGCAGCTGAATGACTTGAGTGCACAAAAGGCAAGACTGCAAACAGAGAATGGTGAGTCATCCACACATTCTCAATTTGTGCATACTATATactgtttgtatttgtatatattcttaaaatacactacaaaaccATTGCTCAGGTGAGTTTGCTCGTCAGCTTGAGGAGAAGGAAGCCCTTATTTCCCAGCTAACCAGGGGTAAGCAGGCTTACACTCAGCAGATTGAAGAGCTGAAGAGACATATTGAAGAGGAAGTGAAGGTACAAGACCTGATATTTACAGCTATCCTTCCCAAGACCAGTATCCATTGTGTCTAGGCCAGTTTTACTTCTTGTTTTGAATGTGTAGGCCAAGAATGCCCTGGCCCATGCTGTTCAGTCTGCCCGCCACGACTGCGATCTACTCAGAGAGCAGtttgaggaggagcaggaggctaAAGCTGAGCTGCAGAGAGGAATGTCCAAGGCCAACAGTGAGGTGGCACAGTGGAGATCCAAATATGAGACAGATGCTATCCAGCGCACTGAGGAGCTAGAGGATGCCAAGTAAGTATTTTAGATACCTCTCGACGC
This Phycodurus eques isolate BA_2022a chromosome 16, UOR_Pequ_1.1, whole genome shotgun sequence DNA region includes the following protein-coding sequences:
- the LOC133414435 gene encoding LOW QUALITY PROTEIN: myosin heavy chain, fast skeletal muscle-like (The sequence of the model RefSeq protein was modified relative to this genomic sequence to represent the inferred CDS: deleted 1 base in 1 codon), producing MSTDAEMEAYGLAAIYLRKTEKERLEAQTSPFDAKTAYFVVDASEMYLKGKLVKREGGKATVETLDEKKSITVKEDDIHPMNPPKFDKIEDMAMMTHLNEPAVLYNLKERFSSWMIYTYSGLFCVVVNPYKWLPVYDSKVVVAYRGKKRIEAPPHIFSISDNAYQFMLTDRENQSVLITGESGAGKTVNTKRVIQYFATIAVAGGKKIEGSGKIQGSLEDQIIAANPLLEAYGNAKTVRNDNSSRFGKFIRIHFSTTGKLASADIETYLLEKSRVTFQLSAERSYHIFYQLMTGHKPELLEALLITTNPYDYHMISQGEITVKSINDIEEFIATDTAVDILGFTGEEKISIYKLTGAVVHHGNMKFKQKQREEQAEPDGTEEADKIAYLMGLNSADMLKALCYPRVKVGNEFVTKGQTVPQVNNSVSALCKSVYEKMFLWMVIRINEMLDTKQPRQFFIGVLDIAGFEIFDYNSLEQLCINFTNEKLQQFFNHHMFVLEQEEYKKEGIDWDFIDFGMDLAACIELIEKPMGIFSILEEECMFPKATDTSFKNKLYDQHLGKTKAFEKPKPTKGKAEAHFSLVHYAGTVDYNITGWLDKNKDPLNDSVVQLYQKSCNKLLCMLYATHASGDETGGGKKGGGKKKGGSFQTVSALFRENLGKLMTNLRSTHPHFVRCLIPNESKTPGLMENFLVIHQLRCNGVLEGIRICRKGFPSRILYGDFKQRYKVLNASVIPEGQFIDNKKAAEKLLGSIDVDHTQYRFGHTKVFFKAGLLGTLEEMRDDKLAALVTLTQGLCRGFLMRKEFVKMMERRDAIFTIQYNMRSFMNVKNWPWMHLYFKIKPLLKSAETEKELQQMKENYGKMQADLATALAKKKELEEKMVSLLQEKNDLQLQVASESENLSDAEERCEGLIKSKIQLEAKLKETTERLEDEEEINAELTAKKRKLEDECSELKKDIDDLELTLAKVEKEKHATENKVKNLTEEMASQDESLAKLTKEKKALQEAHQQTLDDLQAEEDKVNTLTKAKTKLEQQVDDLEGSLEQEKKLRMDLERAKRKLEGDLKLAQESIMDLENDKQQSEEKIKKKDFETSQLLSKIEDEQSLGAQLQKKIKELQARIEELEEEIEAERAARAKVEKQRADLSRELEEISERLEEAGGATAAQIEMNKKREAEFQKLRRDLEESTLQHEATAAALRKKQADSVAELGEQIDNLQRVKQKLEKEKSEYKMEIDDLSSNMEAVAKAKGNLEKMCRTLEDQLSEIKSKNDENVRQLNDLSAQKARLQTENGEFARQLEEKEALISQLTRGKQAYTQQIEELKRHIEEEVKAKNALAHAVQSARHDCDLLREQFEEEQEAKAELQRGMSKANSEVAQWRSKYETDAIQRTEELEDAKKKLAQRLQDAEESIEAVNSKCASLEKTKQRLQGEVEDLMIDVERANSLAANLDKKQRNFDKVLAEWKQKFEEGQAELEGSQKEARSLSTELFKMKNSYEEALDQLETMKRENKNLQQEISDLTEQIGETGKSIHELEKSKKAVESEKAEIQTALEEAEGTLEHEESKILRVQLELNQIKGEVDRKLAEKDEEMEQIKRNSQRVIDSMQSTLDAEVRSRNDALRIKKKMEGDLNEMEIQLSHANRQAAEAQKQLRNVQGQLKDAQLHLDDAVRGQEDMKEQVAMVERRNGLMLAEIEELRAALEQTERGRKVAEQELVDASERVGLLHSQNTSLLNTKKKLESDLVQIQSEVDDAVQESRNAEEKAKKAITDAAMMAEELKKEQDTSAHLERMKKNLEITVKDLQHRLDEAENLAMKGGKKQLQKLEARVRELETEVEAEQRRGTDAVKGVRKYERRVKELTYQTEEDKKNGTRLQDLVDKLQLKVKAYKRQSEEAEEQANTHMSRLRKVQHELEEAQERADIAESQVNKLRAKSRDTGKGSDSTE